Below is a genomic region from Telmatobacter sp. DSM 110680.
AGAAGCCCCCGCGGCAACAGATGTGACGGCATTCTTGCCGTAAACCGTGATCGAAGCAAGGGTCGGGGTTCCATTCGAGCTCTGGGAATTCGACTTGCTGCTGCCGCCGCCACAACCTGAGAAACCAAGGCAAAAAATCAAAATCGTGCTCAACAAGACGCCTAACTTCTTCATAGCGCGAACCTCTTCCTCTAAATCATTCATTGCATGTCCGTCTGCGCATTCCTGCCAAAGCGTCACTGGACGCTCAGCGGCCCGGGGGAAACGCCATATCGTCGTTTATGAAGTCCAACGACGATTGATCGCGATCCGACTGCTTATGCGCGCGGGGATTGCAGCGCAGTTATTGGAAGCGGAAGGGAAACCTGTTACACAATCTCCGTACTTCGCAACGATTCCCAGTCTGAGAGGCTCTCATATGCCGGGTAAATACAACCTTGGTGTATCGGGACTGACTTGGTAATAGCACGATAAGTGAATCACTTACCCGGACCTCGTCAAATCCTCTGGTGTTCGGCACAATCGAACCTCGAAAGCCATGTATCGCAATTTTGCGATAGATCATTTTCGAGAACGATAGATCGTAGTTACAGTACTTAAGTAAGTTCGAATGGAATTCGGGAAAAATCGAACCTTGTTTTCGAACCTCATCAAGAGTAAGGCCGATTCGTTTGAGTCATGGACAATAAATAGTTTCTGTCCTTACGAGAGTCATCAACACGTATTGCTTAAGAGATATAGTGATTAGGCATTTTGCCGCGAAGGAATTGTTGCACAATGTCCACCAGCCAGAGGAAAGCACGAGAATACCCTCTACTCGGGCGCGTCTAGTTACAATTTTGCCGCTTCATTCTCCGACGTCCGCGAATATCGAATAACTTCGACACGAGACATCGCAATCAGGCCTTCTTCGACCATGACGTCTAGATGGGGAATCAGCTTTTCGATCTGCTCCTCACGGTCGATCACAGTTAGCATCATGGGCGCATCTTTTGAGAACATCCAATGACTGGCATGATGAATCCGCGTGCTGGCACCATATCCTTCGATGCCTCGATACACGGTGGCACCGGCCATCCCCAGTTCCATACATTTGGCGACAATCGCTTCGTGGAGTGGCTTGCCCTGCCATTTGTCGGCTTCGCCGAAGTGAATGCGCAACATGCGAGCTTGAAATTGGTCTTTCATCATTGAGCCTCTGCTCACACTGAAGCACTTCCTGCGCCGTTCGCAGACTCGTCTGTATTCAGTGCGCGGTAGGAATACT
It encodes:
- a CDS encoding DUF190 domain-containing protein — protein: MMKDQFQARMLRIHFGEADKWQGKPLHEAIVAKCMELGMAGATVYRGIEGYGASTRIHHASHWMFSKDAPMMLTVIDREEQIEKLIPHLDVMVEEGLIAMSRVEVIRYSRTSENEAAKL